The sequence AACAGAGAGTAATAAAGCATTAGCATTATGTCAACAAAACGCATTAATCATTGCAGAACAAATGATCCTTGCAACAAAACGTGAGGATACGGGAGCAATGCATAGTTTTTTCCTAGGGACATCGATTGGATGGATTGCATCATGCATTTTACTTGTGGTTCAATTTGCACCGAAACATTTACGACACTTTCCATCAGTAGTATCGGTATGTAAAGATCTTGCAGTTCAATCATTTGAAGAGAATAAACTTGGATTAATTTTGAGTAAACTTAAAAGTGACAATCTTGCAGTGAGTGTTGCAGGAGGGGCGATGTCAGCTGAAAAAGAACTCTTAAACAATGTGACATCATCCGTTCTTGATGCAATGCAACCATTTGAAAACAAAGCATTATTAAACGTATTTAACTATAGTGGAAGCAATTGTTTAGAGGACTCAGTAAATCAACAGACATTCACTTTCTTAAATTTTCCACTAAACAATACATCAGCATGCAGTATTGCTTCACTTATGATTACCCAACATGTTGAAGGACTAGCAGTTATTGCTAAGAATACAAAGTCTAATCATTCAAGTGATGTCGGAAAATTAAAGAGACCTTACCGTATTGAAGGTGAAGAAATTGGAAATATTCCAGCAATAAAAGGGATGGAGAAATATTTATCTCTTTATCAAGGATTCGGAATTACCTTTTCATTAGTATTTCAAGATTATACTCAGATTAAAAGACGGTATGGTAATAATGCAGAAACCATTCTTAAAAATGCAGACATCAAACGCTATATTGGCTTTAATGCCGATGATGTGGATTTTGGAAAGCGTGTGTCACAAGCATTAGGTACAATTACTGTCGAAACAAAAAGTCAGTCAAATTCATATCGAGGAGGCTATGGTGGTGGACCACATCGCTCTACAAGCACAAACCTCATTAAACGGGAATTAATGACTGTAGAAGAGGTCTTACAAACAAGAGATGCAATCATTATGAAAAGCCCCAACAAACCGCTTAAAACGAGTTTTGTGCCATATTATGATAAAAGATTCCCCGTTAAACTTAGCAGAAGTGGTTACAAAGGAAAAAGGGTGGGATTTGAGAATATAAAAGTGTTTAATGAATCTGAATTATTTGAAATTATTAACCTCAAAAAGATTAAGAATGAAAATGTCATCGATTCAATAAAAGCTGATGATATGTTAACAGAGGTAAAGAAACGTGAACTTGACCTAACAATGATGGATATAGAGAATAAAATAAATTAGATTATAAATAGTAAAACAAGGAATAAAAGAAAAGGAGAATAGTATTTATGAACAAAGTAATTATTACAGGAACACTACATGGACAATTAGTTAAAAATGAAATTGGAGAAGGTAAGAGCAAATTATTATTTACTATTATCTCACGAAATGATTATCCAAATCGAGAAGGAATTTATGAAAACACGTTTATTAATTGTGTTGCATGGAATGAAACAGCGGGTTTTATTTTAAGAAACTTTAAATCAGGAGATTCAATTGAAGCAATAGGAAGCATTATAAATGAAACTTGGGAAAAAGATGGGGTAAAACAATATAAAGATCGTATACACATTAAAGATGTGGGCTTTGTTCCAGTTAAATTAAAAAGTCAAACAGAATAGAAAAATTTAATGGATTTTATATACTTAACGATTTCGCTATAATTTCGTTATATATAAATTACTCATAGGGTGATTGCTTAAATAATTAATAGATAATATACTAAGATTAACATATGAAAATATATTATAGAGGGAGTGTTGCGGAATGGATCTTGTTGAATATTTTATCAATCACATTGGTGATAAAGAAAATGCATTTTATTTAGAGTTCGCAGAAAATTTTACCGACAAGTTACATGATTTTGAATTACCTGTAAAAGATCAATTGGAAATAATAGAGGAATGGAGAACACTTCTTTACCCCTCAAATCCAAAATCTAAACAATTGGAGGCCGAAAATTGTCTCAAATTTGTATTATATTCATTTTGGCTTTATAACAATGGTTACAATATTGAGGGACATTCTAACTTATTAAGTAGAATAAAACATCCAAGACAGATATCGGATGGAGAGTTTTATAATGCAACGGAGAGTAAATTTGGTAGAGACGAACGAGGTAGTGTAACTTGGTCGAGTAGAAGGAAATATATAAATGAATTGGAATTTAAAACCGTTGATGTAGTTTCAGATTTTATTGACTCTGATTTGAATACACTTATTAACTCAATTTCAACAAGCAATGATGATTTTTGCAATAAAAGATCGGATGACAAACTAGCACATATCAAAAATGTATTAGAAAATATAATGAAACCAACAAGAAGCGGAAGCTATATTGATGTTCCTTTTAGCGAGCTAACTAATGGATACATCACAGAAGAATCTGTCCGCGATTTTGGCAATGAACTACAGGTTTTTAGACATGCTAGACCTGATTCAATTCTTAAAAGACAGGAGTATTCAGAAGATCAAAAAAACTCCCTAATAAGTTATGGAATTGCAGTAGCAACGATAGCTTATAATTATGTTAATCAAAATTAAATTTTATTAGTATGTATAAATTAGATTTGGTGTCAAAATAGTAAACACTATATGATTTAGAAAATAAGTAATTAGAAGAGAGCGTCTTTTAAAATGAAGGCATGATGTTGAGATGGAAAAAACGTGACAAAGGCCGTTTTTTCAGAATATCGTAAGTTTCTACATCATGCCGTTAAGAATTTTAAAAGGTGCGACCGCGAAAAGGTTGTAGGGGTTCCTGCAACCTTTTTATTATATTAGAGATTAATTATCTTCATCTAAATCTTTATTTATAATTTTACCGTTTTCACTTCGGTACTGCTCAAATAATTCAGCCATTTCATTATCCTTTAAAGCAAATTTTTCAAGTTGTTCCAGCATTTTAATTTCACTGATTTTGGCTTGCATCTTGTCAAAAATAATTCTATTTTCAATCTCTTTTTTTGTCTTTTGTTCCCAGGATTTGATATTTACTTTATCGATTATTTCAATTGGTTGAATTGGTGATACAAGCACTTGATAAGGTGGCACAATTTTTTCAACACGTCCAGTAATTGGGTCGTTGTTGTAATCTGGAATTACCACCACATCATTTGGGTTAAGTTCTATTTTTGATGAACATAATACACTGATTTCATTTTTAATTTCTTTCACTTGATAATATAACATTGTTTATTTTCTCCCTTTCTATAACTTATTTTTACAATTGCAATTTTAATTAACTCTAGATTAAGTTACTTGCTCATTGTTTATCGCTCCTTTCTGATAATCAAGGGCTAGTCCCTTTGACACCCTATCCTTAGCACACAATTAGGTGAGAAATGCAAAATGAAATGAAGAGATGGCCGTAAGTCGTACTAGTGCGGGAGGAGGGTGAATGTAGTGAACGAATCATCTCGAAATGAAACTCGAGAGAAAAATTTTAAAAATGTTTTTAATTTAAAAATTTTCGAATTTTGCATTACGAACGAGTGTGCTATGGTAAGGGTGTCAAATACTACTATTAGTTATTAATGAGTTATATTTGGAAAAGTCTTGATTAATGTTCAGAAGTAACATATTTAGAAACTGATCTAGATCTTGAGGTGAGAATTTAACATAGCTTTATAGTAGATATTTCATTTAAGTGGTAAAAATAACAAGTAATAAATAATTTTGAGTTATTATTACGAAATTTAACTTATGAATTAATCAAATAGCAATGAAAAGAGAATAAAAGGTTTGCTTCATTATTATCGAGGTTTAAACAAAAATTAGATGATATTCCCATGATTAGCCTATCATCAATATTATTTGATATAATAAAATTAAATAAACGTGATTTAAATTGTCGTAAGGAGGCACTAAATATGGGTGATAACTTTTCAGAAGGATTACGAAATATGAAATCAGATATTAACAAAATGTATTCATATACAAAGTTGTGTATAAACGGAGCCAAAAAATTATTTGTTGAGAAAACTAGTGACGATTTATATTCAAGTCTTGGAGCAACTGATAATGCTGCCGAAAATGAAGCGTATGAAGAAGCTTTAGATTCTGCAATTTCAAATACAAACAACTTGAATATAGCTATAATGGGCAAGTACTCGTCAGGAAAGAGTAGCATAATAAAAACGTACTTTAAAAAACCAGAAAACGCAATTTTAAATCCAATTTATATTTCTTTAGCATCATTTAATGAAATAAAGACCCCCAAAAAAGGAGTGAAGAGAAATGAATACTTCCAGTCAATAGAAAAAAGTATTCTTCAACAAATTTTCTATAACGTAGATAGCAATAAAATTCCACTTTCAAGTTTTAAAAGAATTAATAAACATCCGAAATGGAAAACATTACTGACTTCAGTGACAGTAGTACTGCTGTTGGGATCAATTATCGTTTTTTTAAATCCTAATGCATTTGATTTTTTAGTGGAACACTATAATATTCTAACTTCGAAAAAAGGAGCTGGCTTTTCTCTTTCAGTTGTTACTTTTTTATTCGTTTTTTTTATGGCACTGATAAATAAGATCGCCTACTTCACTCTCACAAGTTTTAATATTAGTAAGTTCAAATTCAAGGATGCTGAAATAGAAATTAACGGAAAAAACGAATCATTATTTAACAGATTTGTTGATGAGATACTGTATTTCTTTGAAGTTACATCACACTCTGTAGTTGTTATTGAGGATTTAGATAGATTTGACGAACCTACAGTTGTTTTTACCAAGTTACGTGAAATGAGTTTATTAATTAATAGTTCTAATCAGATTAAAAGAAGGATTGTTTTTGTATATGCAATGAAAGATGATTTTTTTACTGACTATGCTGATAGGACTAAGTTTTTTGATTTTATTTTGCCAGTAATACCTTACGTTTCTGCCGTAAATTCAAATGAAATACTCTGGAAAAAACTAGATAAAAGACTTGGAATAAGTAAATCAGATTCAACGAAAAGTTGTGACATTGATAAAGAGTTTATCAACGATATCAGTGTATACATTTCAGAAAGTAGAATAATTGATAATGTTGTAAATGAATTTAGTTTATTTAAGAAAAAGTTAAATAAAACCGAGATGAGTGATAGGGGTTTGCTTTCTTTAATTATTTATAAAAACTTATTTCCGAGAGAATATAATGAATTATCTTCAAATCAAGGATTTATGTTTGATTTTATACAAAAAAAAGGAGAGTTATCGGATAGACTTAAAGCAGCTCATGAAGAATCAAACACTGAACTTATAGAAAAAAGGATCAAAATAATTGAAGAATCTTTAAACGGAATGAAGGAAATCAAGGAAGTTTTTATATCAAGGTTAACAAGTCATGAAAATCGTATAGTTACTAGTTTTAAATTAAATGATAACTCAAGTATAGATGTGTTAGAATTTCTAGAACTTGAAGATGAAGACATCTTTGAAAG is a genomic window of Erysipelothrix amsterdamensis containing:
- a CDS encoding type IV secretory system conjugative DNA transfer family protein — translated: MIFIVSMILYLFGIMTYIVLMSYDYSTNKLIMSALLPSFLNIKWQYLLSSAILFIVIPLYIHLGKKAQASANKKQVAGDLHGSGAWADLKEIRENYQSYTFKDFYNDKCVPSGWLVYYSPKTHEHFFDITPCSALTLAPARRGKTTAISIPEILYNAKSDASMFIPDTKGEMLDLLKPILDELGIRIINYNLDDTEYSDKYNLIGDVSDYWDKHLEALSNGDTTESNKALALCQQNALIIAEQMILATKREDTGAMHSFFLGTSIGWIASCILLVVQFAPKHLRHFPSVVSVCKDLAVQSFEENKLGLILSKLKSDNLAVSVAGGAMSAEKELLNNVTSSVLDAMQPFENKALLNVFNYSGSNCLEDSVNQQTFTFLNFPLNNTSACSIASLMITQHVEGLAVIAKNTKSNHSSDVGKLKRPYRIEGEEIGNIPAIKGMEKYLSLYQGFGITFSLVFQDYTQIKRRYGNNAETILKNADIKRYIGFNADDVDFGKRVSQALGTITVETKSQSNSYRGGYGGGPHRSTSTNLIKRELMTVEEVLQTRDAIIMKSPNKPLKTSFVPYYDKRFPVKLSRSGYKGKRVGFENIKVFNESELFEIINLKKIKNENVIDSIKADDMLTEVKKRELDLTMMDIENKIN
- a CDS encoding single-stranded DNA-binding protein, with translation MNKVIITGTLHGQLVKNEIGEGKSKLLFTIISRNDYPNREGIYENTFINCVAWNETAGFILRNFKSGDSIEAIGSIINETWEKDGVKQYKDRIHIKDVGFVPVKLKSQTE